A single region of the Stigmatopora argus isolate UIUO_Sarg chromosome 6, RoL_Sarg_1.0, whole genome shotgun sequence genome encodes:
- the LOC144075279 gene encoding uncharacterized protein LOC144075279, producing MESFETINQLWLSSTFELIDWNLTSSPDALGEFTTFPAMQQQNTDAGFWIGLKNIVEVSTQGQVNQPHPDSNYGADPPQKSSSTLKKRTSVRGSPDYIKKPLNAFMLYAKENRPILKMLYEKKDSASINKLLGQMWKTLSQGDKQKYFEEAQRLNDEHAIMYPNWSTRDNYGKTKKKKCCHAARCTSQRPAATSVAAYPVFAPPVAGYPASPPQVSVYPVYAHPVTAYPASAPVTNLVQPEKVGVAGVTEIFRVRHVDQHTLVLPQVQGRRQVAVSGPGVRGPPLVALRAEAHPVGLQQGAVVTRRRAEEHGVDEGGRGRAVLEDELHP from the exons ATGGAGTCCTTCGAAACTATTAACCAGCTTTGGTTGAGCTCCACCTTTGAGCTGATCGACTGGAATTTGACTTCTTCTCCAGATGCACTTGGGGAATTCACAACTTTTCCTGCCATGCAACAG cagaaCACTGATGCTGGATTCTGGATTGGTcttaaaaatattgttgaagTCAGCAC CCAAGGGCAGGTGAACCAACCACACCCAGATTCCAACTATGGTGCTGATCCTCCGCAAAAGTCCTCATCAACCTT gaaaAAGAGGACATCGGTGCGAGGCTCACCGGATTATATCAAGAAGCCCTTGAATGCCTTCATGCTTTATGCAAAGGAGAACCGGcccattttgaaaatgctttATGAGAAAAAAGACAGCGCCAGCATTAACAAACTCTTGGGTCAGATG TGGAAAACGCTTTCGCAAGGTGACAAACAGAAATATTTCGAGGAGGCGCAGCGCTTGAACGACGAGCACGCCATTATGTATCCCAACTGGTCGACCCGTGACAACTAC ggcaaaacaaagaaaaagaagtgtTGTCATGCGGCAC GGTGCACGAGCCAGCGCCCCGCTGCCACTTCGGTCGCTGCCTATCCGGTCTTTGCTCCTCCGGTTGCTGGCTATCCAGCGTCTCCTCCTCAAGTCAGTGTCTATCCAGTTTACGCCCATCCGGTGACTGCCTATCCAGCGTCTGCTCCAGTCACAA ATCTTGTACAGCCCGAAAAAGTTGGCGTGGCTGGAGTGACTGAGATATTCCGGGTGCGACACGTTGACCAGCACACTTTGGTTCTGCCGCAGGTTCAGGGCCGACGCCAGGTAGCTGTCAGTGGTCCAGGCGTGCGGGGGCCCCCGCTCGTGGCGCTGAGAGCAGAAGCCCACCCGGTGGGCCTCCAGCAGGGCGCTGTCGTCACCCGACGGCGAGCGGAGGAACACGGTGTGGACGAAGGAGGACGTGGGCGAGCAGTGCTTGAAGATGAACTCCACCCGTGA
- the LOC144075752 gene encoding protein Hook homolog 1-like, with protein MKANLPDKMGSNIFFMKLDLFSIIAFIKKQCVSRRDPSWFTDAWLARIKTDVDDNWRLKLNNLKKILQMVLEYYSEVLVQGLSDFPLPDVALAAEDSNPAELGRLLQLVLGCAVRCERKQEYIQIIMTLEESVQHVVMAAIQELLHRETVAPLGGELSGNLEQQLRKALEEVTSEKEALAQRCQELDQQVAVLQEEHNSLLAENDVLTDRANQLETFDDPNTPSGRKHSQLQQQLEVLQEENFRLEAAKDDYRIHCEELEKQLVEVQHRNDELTGLAEESRSLKDELDVLRNCSDRMVMLEASVETYKRKLDNLGDLKRQMKLLEENNTIYMQNTVSLEEELRKANAARAQLETYKRQVQELHLKLSDEARRADSHDFEMKRLEEKYELVTKEKERIIVERESLKEFNEELRCTQAQQHQLSQAGMLHSTSPSHDNLAAELIPVEHREKFIRLQHENRMLRVQQEEFEREKIASLQSQLENAHKSRSRLDTENRLSRQRVGELQQQVEDLQKALQSQAVKPDDSNLKRKLDAHMVQLNEAQDEIMKKKELLEDLQPDNTQNSLKVDELMAALKKKDDDMRAMEERYKLYLEKARNVIRALDPKLNPATAEIQALRNQVTDRDKQILNLERQCEQARLREYEEKLIVSAWYNKSLNFQKLAIESRLGGRAGAALSNSGQSFLSQQRQVSNAPRPVLSISVPNTTSK; from the exons ATGAAAGCAAATTTACCAGATAAAATgggaagcaatatttttttcatgaaattggATCTTTTTTCTATAATT GCATTCATTAAGAAGCAGTGTGTGTCGCGCAGAGACCCTTCGTGGTTCACTGACGCTTGGCTTGCTCGTATCAAAACCGACGTGGATGACAACTGGAGGCTGAAG CTGAACAACCTAAAGAAGATACTCCAAATGGTGTTGGAGTATTACAGCGAG GTCTTGGTCCAGGGACTTTCTGACTTCCCTCTGCCTGACGTGGCCTTGGCCGCCGAGGACTCGAACCCGGCGGAGCTGGGCAGGCTACTGCAGCTCGTATTGGGCTGCGCTGTCAGATGTGAGCGTAAGCAAG AGTACATCCAAATCATCATGACGTTGGAGGAATCGGTGCAGCATGTCGTCATGGCGGCCATTCAGGAG ctctTACACAGAGAGACCGTGGCCCCCTTAGGAGGAGAGCTATCTGGAAACCTCGAACAGCAG CTCCGAAAAGCTCTGGAAGAAGTCACGTCGGAGAAAGAAGCGCTCGCGCAACGCTGCCAGGAGCTTGACCAGCAG GTGGCTGTTCTCCAAGAGGAACATAACAGCCTGCTCGCCGAGAACGACGTCCTCACCGACCGAGCCAATCAGTTGGAGACGTTTGACGACCCCAACACGCCGTCGGGCAGGAAGCACAGCCAGCTACAGCAACAGCTAGAAGTGCTCCAGGAGGAGAACTTCAG GCTGGAGGCCGCAAAGGACGACTACAGGATCCACTGCGAAGAGCTGGAGAAGCAGCTGGTGGAAGTCCAGCACCGCAACGACGAGTTGACCGGCCTGGCCGAGGAGTCCAGGTCACTCAAGGATGAGCTGGACGTACTGAG GAACTGTTCAGACCGAATGGTGATGCTGGAGGCTTCGGTGGAAACGTACAAGCGTAAACTGGACAACCTGGGGGACCTGAAGAGGCAGATGAAGCTCCTGGAGGAGAACAACACCATCTACATGCAGAACACCGTCAGCCTGGAAGAGGAACTGCGCAAGGCCAACGCCGCCCGGGCACAGCTGGAAACGTATAAGCGCCAG GTCCAAGAGCTACACTTGAAGTTGTCAGACGAGGCAAGGCGAGCGGACAGTCAcgactttgaaatgaaaaggcTGGAAGAGAAATACGAACTGGTGACGAAGGAGAAAGAG CGCATCATTGTGGAGAGAGAGTCTCTGAAGGAATTCAATGAGGAGCTTCGGTGTACCCAAGCGCAACAGCACCAACTCTCCCAAGCCG GGATGCTGCATTCCACAAGCCCCAGTCACGATAACCTAGCAGCAGAACTGATCCCCGTCGAGCACAG GGAGAAGTTCATCAGGCTTCAGCATGAGAACAGGATGCTTAGAGTGCAGCAGGAAGAGTTTGAGAGAGAGAAGATCGCATCTCTGCAGTCTCAGCTGGAGAACGCTCACAAGAGCCGCAGTCGATTGGACACGGAGAACAG ATTGAGTCGCCAACGAGTCGGGGAGCTgcagcagcaggttgaagacCTCCAAAAGGCGCTGCAGAGTCAGGCGGTCAAGCCTGATGAC TCAAACCTGAAGCGGAAACTGGACGCGCACAT GGTCCAGCTGAATGAGGCCCAGGATGAAATCATGAAGAAGAAAGAGCTCCTGGAGGACCTGCAGCCCGACAACACTCAAAACT cATTAAAAGTGGACGAGCTCATGGCTGCGCTGAAAAAGAAGGATGATGACATGAGGGCCATGGAGGAGAGGTACAAATTGTACCTAGAGAAAGCTCGAAAT GTGATCCGAGCTCTAGACCCTAAATTGAACCCAGCGACCGCTGAGATTCAGGCTCTGAGGAACCAGGTGACAGACAGAGACAAACAGATTCTCAACCTAGAG CGTCAGTGTGAGCAGGCCCGACTGCGCGAGTACGAAGAGAAACTGATAGTCTCCGCTTGGTACAACAAG AGTTTGAACTTTCAGAAGCTGGCCATCGAGTCGCGTCTGGGTGGCCGCGCTGGTGCCGCTCTGTCAAATTCTGGCCAGTCCTTCTTGTCGCAACAACGACAAGTGTCGAACGCCCCTCGCCCCGTGCTTTCCATCAGCGTGCCCAACACGACCTCCAAGTAG
- the LOC144075280 gene encoding transcription factor 7-like, with protein MESFETINQLWLSSTFELIDWNLTSSPDALGEFPTFPAMQQQNTDAGFWIGLKNIVEVSTQGQVNQPPPDSTYGADPPQKSSSTLKKRTSVRGSPDYIKKPLNAFMLYAKENRPILKMLYEKKDSASINKLLGQMWKTLSQGDKQKYFEEAQRLNDEHAIMYPNWSTRDNYGKTKKKKCCHAARCTSQRPAATSVAAYPVFAPPVAGYPASPPQVSVYPVYAHPVTPYPASAPVTSPADYALIT; from the exons ATGGAGTCCTTCGAAACTATTAACCAGCTTTGGTTGAGCTCCACCTTTGAGCTGATCGACTGGAATTTGACTTCTTCTCCAGATGCACTTGGGGAATTCCCAACTTTTCCTGCCATGCAACAG cagaacaCTGATGCTGGATTCTGGATTGGTcttaaaaatattgttgaagTCAGCAC CCAAGGGCAGGTGAACCAACCACCCCCAGATTCCACCTATGGTGCTGATCCTCCACAAAAGTCCTCATCAACCTT gaaaAAGAGGACATCGGTGCGAGGCTCACCGGATTATATCAAGAAGCCCTTGAATGCCTTCATGCTTTATGCAAAGGAGAACCGGcccattttgaaaatgctttATGAGAAAAAAGACAGCGCCAGCATTAACAAACTCTTGGGTCAGATG TGGAAAACGCTTTCGCAAGGTGACAAACAGAAATATTTCGAGGAGGCGCAGCGCTTGAACGACGAGCACGCCATTATGTATCCCAACTGGTCGACCCGTGACAACTAC ggtaaaacaaagaaaaagaagtgtTGTCATGCGGCAC GGTGCACGAGCCAGCGCCCCGCTGCCACTTCGGTCGCTGCCTATCCGGTCTTTGCTCCTCCGGTTGCTGGCTATCCAGCGTCTCCTCCTCAAGTCAGTGTCTATCCAGTTTACGCCCATCCGGTGACTCCCTATCCAGCGTCTGCTCCAGTCACAAGTCCGGCTGACTATGCG CTAATCACGTGA
- the LOC144075281 gene encoding tumor necrosis factor ligand superfamily member 6-like, whose protein sequence is MQCAVCLQGFKDETGRNKDDKKKKELERTAAHVIGRIEKSHFPKTLRWDSRISGAFTGLHRVSDGALRVNQSGLYHVYSRVEFIFKHCSPTSSFVHTVFLRSPSGDDSALLEAHRVGFCSQRHERGPPHAWTTDSYLASALNLRQNQSVLVNVSHPEYLSHSSHANFFGLYKI, encoded by the exons ATGCAATGCGCTGTCTGTCTTCAAGGTTTCAAGGATGAAACCGGACGGAAcaaagatgacaaaaagaagaaagagtTAGAAAGGACCGCAGCGCATGTCATAG GTCGAATTGAAAAGAGCCACTTCCCCAAAACGCTTCGCTGGGATTCGCGCATCAGCGGCGCCTTCACCGGCCTTCACCGGGTGTCGGACGGTGCCCTCCGCGTCAACCAGAGCGGACTCTACCACGTCTACTCACGGGTGGAGTTCATCTTCAAGCACTGCTCGCCCACGTCCTCCTTCGTCCACACCGTGTTCCTCCGCTCGCCGTCGGGTGACGACAGCGCCCTGCTGGAGGCCCACCGGGTGGGCTTCTGCTCTCAGCGCCACGAGCGGGGGCCCCCGCACGCCTGGACCACTGACAGCTACCTGGCGTCGGCCCTGAACCTGCGGCAGAACCAAAGTGTGCTGGTCAACGTGTCGCACCCGGAATATCTCAGTCACTCCAGCCACGCCAACTTTTTCGGGCTGTACAAGATCTGA
- the LOC144075284 gene encoding lymphoid enhancer-binding factor 1-like, protein MESFETINQLWLSSTFELIDWNLTSSPDALGEFTTFPAMQQQNTDAGFWIGLKNIVEVSTQGQVNQPHPDSNYGADPPQKSSSTLKKRTSVRGSPDYIKKPLNAFMLYAKENRPILKMLYEKKDSASINKLLGQMWKTLSQGDKQKYFEEAQRLNDEHAIMYPNWSTRDNYGKTKKKKCCHAARCTSQRPAATSVAAYPVFAPPVAGYPASPPQVSVYPVYAHPVTPYPASAPVTSPADYALIT, encoded by the exons ATGGAGTCCTTCGAAACTATTAACCAGCTTTGGTTGAGCTCCACCTTTGAGCTGATCGACTGGAATTTGACTTCTTCTCCAGATGCACTTGGGGAATTCACAACTTTTCCTGCCATGCAACAG cagaacaCTGATGCTGGATTCTGGATTGGTcttaaaaatattgttgaagTCAGCAC CCAAGGGCAGGTGAACCAACCACACCCAGATTCCAACTATGGTGCTGATCCTCCGCAAAAGTCCTCATCAACCTT gaaaAAGAGGACATCGGTGCGAGGCTCACCGGATTATATCAAGAAGCCCTTGAATGCCTTCATGCTTTATGCAAAGGAGAACCGGcccattttgaaaatgctttATGAGAAAAAAGACAGCGCCAGCATTAACAAACTCTTGGGTCAGATG TGGAAAACGCTTTCGCAAGGTGACAAACAGAAATATTTCGAGGAGGCGCAGCGCTTGAACGACGAGCACGCCATTATGTATCCCAACTGGTCGACCCGTGACAACTAC ggcaaaacaaagaaaaagaagtgtTGTCATGCGGCAC GGTGCACGAGCCAGCGCCCCGCTGCCACTTCGGTCGCTGCCTATCCGGTCTTTGCTCCTCCGGTTGCTGGCTATCCAGCGTCTCCTCCTCAAGTCAGTGTCTATCCAGTTTACGCCCATCCGGTGACTCCCTATCCAGCGTCTGCTCCAGTCACAAGTCCGGCTGACTATGCG